Proteins encoded by one window of Fischerella sp. PCC 9605:
- a CDS encoding DUF2945 domain-containing protein, giving the protein MTEEFKKGDKVKWNTSQGETTGEIKKKLTSPTEIKGHYVSASKDNPEYLVESDKSGKQAAHKPDTLEKLEE; this is encoded by the coding sequence ATGACTGAAGAATTTAAAAAAGGTGACAAAGTTAAGTGGAATACATCTCAAGGTGAAACTACTGGTGAGATCAAAAAGAAACTCACCTCACCCACAGAGATTAAAGGACACTATGTCAGTGCTTCAAAAGATAACCCCGAGTATTTGGTTGAAAGCGACAAAAGCGGAAAACAGGCGGCTCACAAACCTGATACTCTTGAGAAGTTAGAGGAGTAA
- a CDS encoding bestrophin family protein → MAVEKVEWWQLALQFKGSVITAIYKRVLWCGLFGFFVSVLYYLKQPVSQPILGTVIPSIVLGLLLVFRTNTAYERFWEGRKCWGNIVNTVRNLARQIWVSVDESSPEDKDKKISALWLLVAFAVATKLHLRGEPVNSELEELMQQSKYIKLKTMNNPPLEVAFWIEDYLQQQYNRNCLNSYQLTAMRELLNMLVDNLGACERILKTPIPLAYAIHLKQLLLLYCFLLPFQMVESLGWWTGLIVALISFTLFGIEAIGLEIENPFGYDINDLPLDAICNTMNRNIDDLISLTPSSHFYKD, encoded by the coding sequence ATGGCTGTTGAAAAAGTTGAATGGTGGCAATTAGCTTTACAGTTTAAAGGTTCAGTTATCACAGCAATTTATAAACGTGTTCTCTGGTGTGGGCTGTTTGGTTTTTTTGTTTCTGTACTTTACTATTTAAAGCAGCCTGTATCTCAGCCAATTTTAGGGACTGTTATTCCTAGTATTGTTTTAGGTTTATTACTGGTTTTTCGCACTAATACGGCTTATGAACGCTTTTGGGAAGGTAGAAAATGCTGGGGGAATATTGTCAATACCGTTCGCAATCTAGCACGACAAATTTGGGTATCAGTAGACGAATCATCCCCGGAAGATAAAGACAAAAAAATTTCAGCATTATGGTTATTAGTAGCATTTGCTGTAGCAACAAAATTGCATTTGCGGGGAGAACCTGTAAATAGTGAATTAGAAGAATTAATGCAGCAATCTAAATATATCAAACTAAAAACCATGAACAACCCACCTTTAGAGGTGGCTTTTTGGATTGAAGATTATTTACAACAGCAGTACAACCGTAATTGCCTCAATAGTTATCAATTGACAGCGATGCGAGAATTGTTAAACATGCTGGTGGATAATTTAGGTGCTTGCGAGCGTATTTTGAAAACACCAATACCCTTAGCATACGCTATTCATTTAAAACAATTATTATTACTATATTGCTTCCTACTACCGTTTCAAATGGTGGAGAGTCTTGGTTGGTGGACAGGTTTAATTGTGGCGTTAATTAGTTTTACTTTATTTGGGATTGAAGCTATTGGCTTAGAAATAGAAAATCCCTTTGGTTACGATATTAATGATTTGCCATTGGATGCAATTTGCAATACCATGAATCGCAATATCGATGATTTAATTAGTCTTACTCCTAGCAGTCATTTCTACAAAGATTGA
- a CDS encoding M28 family peptidase, protein MNLKNQLETHLNEIARDRDPYMASAGHFFVQEYIRASFAKWGSVDIHTFYVGTKACKNLILNLPSAAPSEKGDLPPILIGAHYDAVPGSPGADDNATGVAVLLELARMFATEPIKYPLQLVAFDMEEYGLLGSTEYAAKLQQQQQPLRLMISLEMLGYCNSTPGSQTYPPPLQHIYPSRGDFIGLIGNWRTLRDLIGISRSIRKVGVPSQWLPVPNKGHIVRQTRLSDHAPFWDAGYPAMMITDTAFLRNPHYHKPSDTIATLDLNFLTGVCQGLEKGIRRL, encoded by the coding sequence GTGAATTTAAAGAACCAACTGGAAACTCATCTTAATGAGATAGCGCGCGATCGCGATCCTTACATGGCAAGTGCTGGCCATTTCTTTGTCCAAGAATACATTCGCGCCTCATTTGCCAAGTGGGGGAGTGTGGATATCCACACCTTCTATGTGGGTACTAAAGCCTGCAAAAATCTCATCTTAAATTTACCCTCTGCTGCCCCCTCAGAAAAGGGAGATTTGCCACCAATTTTAATTGGTGCCCATTATGATGCTGTACCTGGTTCACCAGGGGCTGATGATAATGCTACAGGTGTAGCAGTATTGTTGGAGTTAGCAAGAATGTTTGCTACAGAACCGATAAAATATCCCCTACAACTGGTGGCTTTCGATATGGAAGAATACGGTTTGTTGGGTAGCACCGAGTATGCAGCCAAGTTACAGCAACAACAGCAACCGCTACGCCTAATGATCTCTCTAGAGATGTTAGGTTATTGCAATTCTACCCCTGGTTCTCAAACTTACCCGCCTCCTTTACAACACATCTACCCCAGTCGTGGTGATTTTATTGGTTTAATTGGTAATTGGCGAACATTGCGAGATTTAATTGGCATTAGTCGCAGCATTCGTAAAGTTGGCGTCCCCAGTCAGTGGCTACCAGTTCCCAATAAAGGCCATATCGTCCGCCAAACCAGACTAAGCGATCATGCACCTTTTTGGGATGCAGGTTATCCAGCAATGATGATTACAGATACGGCATTTTTGCGGAATCCACACTATCACAAACCCAGCGATACTATTGCTACTTTGGATTTAAATTTTCTCACTGGTGTGTGTCAGGGTTTGGAAAAGGGAATTCGGCGGTTGTGA
- the dnaK gene encoding molecular chaperone DnaK, which translates to MGKVVGIDLGTTNSVVAVMEGGKPVVIANAEGMRTTPSVVGFSKDGERLVGQMARRQTVLNPQNTFFAIKRFIGRRYSELNPDSKRVPYTIRKDEVGNIKIVCPRLNKEFAAEEISAMVLKKLAEDASKYLGEPVTGAVITVPAYFNDSQRQATRDAGRIAGLDVLRILNEPTAASLAYGLDRGEMETILVFDLGGGTFDVSILDVGDGVFEVKSTSGDTQLGGNDFDKKIVDWLAEQFLEQEGVDLRRDRQALQRLMEAAEKAKIELSAVSVTDINLPFITATEDGPKHLETRLTRSQFEGLCDDLLGRLRIPVKRALKDAGLTPRDIDEVVLVGGSTRMPMVQQLVRAMIGVEPNQNVNPDEVVAVGAAIQAGILAGELKDVLLLDVTPLSLGLETIGGVKKVLIPRNTTIPVRRSDIFSTSENNQNTVEIHVVQGEREMAVDNKSLGRFKLYGIPPAPRGIPQIQVSFDIDANGILQVTALDRTTGREQSITIQGASTLSESEVQQAIREAEKFADQDRQRKERVEKRTRAEALILQAERQLREVALDFGMAFARTRRQQIDNICRELRESLQQNDERGIDQAYADLQDALYDLNREVRQYYAEEEDDDLFGAIKDIFTGGDKERDYPRETLRDRDYYDKDYDRNSSRDYDRGYSRDYNSRDYDKGYGKDYGRSPSRDYDRDYGRDNRSSSFDSGSSRRSRPSYQDNWDDDDDWL; encoded by the coding sequence ATGGGCAAGGTAGTAGGCATCGACTTAGGGACGACAAACTCTGTAGTCGCCGTCATGGAGGGTGGCAAGCCGGTGGTTATTGCCAATGCAGAAGGTATGCGAACAACTCCCTCCGTAGTTGGCTTTAGCAAAGATGGTGAACGCCTAGTTGGACAAATGGCGCGGCGACAAACCGTCCTCAATCCTCAAAATACCTTTTTTGCAATCAAACGCTTCATTGGGCGCAGGTATAGCGAACTCAACCCAGACTCGAAGCGAGTACCTTACACCATCCGTAAAGATGAAGTCGGCAATATTAAAATTGTATGCCCTCGCCTGAATAAAGAGTTCGCCGCAGAAGAAATTTCGGCAATGGTTCTCAAGAAACTGGCAGAAGACGCTAGTAAATATCTAGGTGAACCAGTCACAGGGGCAGTGATTACCGTTCCCGCTTATTTTAATGATTCTCAACGGCAGGCAACACGGGATGCTGGTAGAATTGCTGGTTTAGACGTATTGCGGATTCTCAACGAACCTACCGCCGCTTCTTTGGCTTATGGCTTAGATCGCGGTGAGATGGAAACAATCTTAGTATTTGACTTAGGTGGTGGCACGTTTGACGTGTCAATTCTCGATGTTGGTGATGGCGTCTTTGAAGTCAAATCTACCAGCGGCGATACCCAACTTGGTGGTAATGACTTTGATAAGAAAATTGTCGATTGGTTGGCAGAACAGTTTTTGGAACAAGAAGGGGTAGACTTAAGACGCGATCGCCAGGCCCTCCAACGCTTGATGGAAGCTGCGGAAAAAGCCAAAATCGAACTTTCGGCAGTCAGCGTTACCGATATTAACTTACCCTTTATCACCGCTACCGAAGATGGCCCCAAACATCTGGAAACCCGCCTGACTCGTTCCCAGTTTGAAGGCTTGTGCGATGACTTGTTAGGGCGGTTGCGTATACCCGTAAAACGGGCGCTAAAAGATGCCGGACTTACCCCTAGAGACATTGATGAAGTCGTGTTGGTAGGCGGTTCAACACGGATGCCAATGGTACAGCAACTAGTACGGGCAATGATTGGCGTAGAACCCAACCAAAACGTCAACCCTGATGAAGTTGTGGCAGTTGGTGCAGCCATTCAGGCAGGCATTCTCGCAGGCGAACTTAAAGATGTTCTGCTGCTAGATGTTACACCCCTTTCCCTGGGATTGGAAACTATTGGTGGCGTCAAAAAAGTACTGATTCCCCGCAACACAACTATCCCCGTTCGCCGTTCTGATATATTTTCGACGTCAGAAAATAATCAAAACACTGTGGAGATTCACGTAGTCCAAGGCGAACGGGAAATGGCAGTGGATAACAAATCTCTGGGGCGTTTCAAGCTGTATGGTATTCCTCCAGCACCTCGCGGCATTCCGCAAATTCAGGTATCATTTGATATTGATGCTAACGGAATTCTCCAGGTAACTGCACTAGATAGAACTACGGGTCGAGAACAAAGTATCACGATTCAAGGCGCTTCAACCCTTAGCGAAAGCGAAGTTCAACAGGCGATTCGAGAAGCTGAGAAATTTGCCGATCAAGACAGACAGCGTAAAGAGAGAGTAGAAAAACGTACCCGTGCTGAGGCTTTGATTTTGCAAGCTGAAAGACAACTGCGAGAAGTGGCGTTGGATTTTGGTATGGCATTTGCCCGCACCCGTCGTCAACAAATTGACAATATCTGTCGAGAACTACGCGAGAGTTTACAGCAAAACGACGAACGCGGGATTGATCAAGCTTACGCCGATCTGCAAGATGCATTGTATGACCTCAACCGGGAAGTCCGGCAGTACTACGCTGAAGAGGAAGACGATGATTTGTTTGGTGCGATCAAAGACATCTTTACTGGTGGCGATAAAGAACGCGATTATCCACGGGAGACGCTGCGCGATCGCGATTACTATGACAAAGACTATGACCGAAACTCCAGTAGGGATTATGACAGAGGTTATAGCAGAGACTACAACAGTAGAGACTATGACAAAGGCTATGGCAAAGACTATGGTCGAAGTCCTAGTAGAGACTATGACAGAGATTATGGTAGAGACAATCGGTCTTCTTCCTTTGACAGCGGTTCTTCACGCCGATCTCGTCCCAGCTATCAGGATAACTGGGATGATGACGATGATTGGTTGTAA
- a CDS encoding DnaJ C-terminal domain-containing protein, which yields MQNLRNFRDYYEMLGVSKDATNEEIKKTYRRLARQYHPDLNPGNKAAEEKFKDISEAYEILSDAAKRAQYDQFSRYWKQKGFDKQAQKSKPWGVDNRSNGRNTQDVNPGNYSDFTTFINEVIGVRTSKNGTATATNTTSDPFRTPRTKVAYTPNQRPARRDIEAKLSLPLEKAYHGGLERIRLEDGRSLEVGMPAGMVTGQTIRLRNQGINGGDLYLKITVDPHPIFRLEGTDVYCQIPITPSEAVLGGQVEAPTLDGLVKMTIPPGVRSGQRLRLSGKGYPSEKGKRGDQLVEIQIVTPKNISAEERELYEKIRQIETFKPRADLFS from the coding sequence ATGCAGAATTTGCGGAATTTTCGCGATTACTACGAAATGTTGGGAGTATCTAAAGATGCTACAAATGAAGAAATTAAAAAGACTTATCGGCGTTTAGCCAGGCAGTATCACCCGGATCTTAACCCAGGGAACAAAGCAGCAGAAGAAAAATTTAAGGATATAAGCGAGGCTTACGAAATTCTTTCCGATGCAGCTAAGCGGGCGCAGTACGATCAGTTTAGCCGCTATTGGAAGCAAAAAGGCTTCGACAAACAAGCACAAAAAAGTAAACCTTGGGGAGTAGATAACCGTTCTAACGGTCGCAATACTCAGGATGTAAATCCTGGCAATTATTCCGATTTTACTACATTTATTAATGAAGTTATCGGTGTAAGAACCAGTAAAAACGGCACAGCTACGGCTACTAATACCACTAGCGATCCGTTTCGTACTCCCAGAACAAAAGTTGCATATACACCAAACCAACGCCCTGCGCGTCGAGATATCGAGGCGAAATTGTCTTTACCCTTAGAAAAAGCATATCACGGTGGGTTGGAGAGAATTCGCTTAGAAGATGGGCGATCGCTAGAAGTGGGTATGCCCGCAGGTATGGTTACGGGTCAAACGATTCGTCTGCGAAATCAAGGGATTAATGGTGGTGATTTGTACTTAAAAATTACTGTCGACCCTCATCCTATTTTCAGGCTTGAAGGCACAGATGTTTATTGTCAAATCCCAATTACTCCCAGCGAAGCAGTATTAGGAGGACAGGTAGAAGCACCCACCCTTGATGGCTTGGTCAAAATGACAATTCCCCCTGGAGTTAGGTCTGGGCAAAGATTGCGTTTGTCTGGAAAAGGCTACCCCAGCGAGAAAGGTAAACGTGGCGACCAATTGGTGGAAATTCAAATAGTTACTCCCAAAAATATTAGTGCAGAAGAACGGGAATTGTACGAAAAAATTCGGCAGATTGAAACTTTTAAACCCCGCGCTGATTTGTTTTCGTAG
- a CDS encoding HNH endonuclease yields the protein MSSWREIRSEVLQRDNRKCQVCGKEYSGQVHHVIPKSKGGTNDLSNLITLCGRCHMLISPVPEWLITKLWNIPPEEISSAAAAVQNRIDQVMATHSKREEWRSGGEGEGGVGE from the coding sequence ATGTCATCTTGGCGAGAAATCAGAAGTGAAGTTTTGCAAAGAGATAACCGCAAGTGCCAAGTATGTGGTAAGGAATACAGCGGCCAGGTACATCACGTTATTCCTAAAAGTAAAGGCGGAACGAATGACCTGTCAAATTTGATTACACTTTGCGGTCGGTGTCATATGTTAATCAGTCCTGTACCCGAGTGGCTGATTACCAAACTATGGAATATTCCACCAGAAGAAATCTCCTCTGCTGCGGCGGCGGTGCAAAATCGCATTGATCAAGTAATGGCGACGCATTCTAAGAGGGAAGAGTGGAGGAGTGGAGGAGAGGGAGAGGGGGGAGTGGGGGAATAA
- a CDS encoding J domain-containing protein, whose product MPQSSEPTYYTLLGLHPSASAIEIRRAYRELSKRYHPDTTDLPTVIATAKFQQLNEAYATLSNPERRLSYDLRIGYSRFGVIQAPPDLNHPVSYSYDWSKSAYLEASDRPLSPGEIFALFILGITFLGCLLLAIAIGLTRGEAAFQTQLVQPTPVVQQEFTQTTYK is encoded by the coding sequence ATGCCACAAAGCAGTGAACCCACCTATTACACCTTGCTAGGGCTGCATCCTTCCGCATCGGCAATTGAAATCCGTCGTGCTTATCGGGAGTTAAGCAAACGCTATCATCCCGACACTACTGACTTGCCTACAGTCATTGCTACTGCCAAATTTCAGCAACTTAACGAAGCTTACGCCACCCTCAGTAACCCAGAACGACGGTTAAGCTATGACTTAAGAATTGGCTATTCCCGCTTTGGCGTCATTCAAGCACCACCCGATTTAAACCATCCTGTTTCTTATTCTTACGACTGGTCTAAATCTGCTTATCTGGAGGCTAGCGATCGCCCCCTCTCACCAGGTGAAATTTTTGCTTTGTTTATCTTGGGTATAACATTTTTGGGTTGTTTGCTACTGGCGATCGCCATTGGCCTAACTCGTGGTGAGGCCGCTTTCCAAACTCAACTAGTACAACCAACTCCTGTAGTACAGCAGGAATTTACCCAAACAACATATAAATGA
- a CDS encoding DUF3143 domain-containing protein — MSLPPADTPLYNHPLPEIEQWLKEQGCQQDEMQLHCWHVQRPSWKAELWLDVEQIIVRYLHAAEDGQDIQRAFKYSLSRQDIEQAVFSGP, encoded by the coding sequence ATGTCTCTTCCTCCCGCTGACACACCACTGTATAACCATCCCCTCCCCGAAATTGAACAGTGGTTGAAAGAACAAGGCTGTCAACAAGATGAAATGCAGTTGCATTGCTGGCACGTGCAGCGCCCCTCTTGGAAAGCCGAACTTTGGCTTGATGTAGAGCAAATCATAGTCCGATATCTCCATGCTGCGGAAGATGGGCAAGATATCCAACGCGCCTTCAAGTATTCCCTGAGTCGGCAAGATATAGAACAGGCGGTGTTTTCTGGCCCGTAG
- the uppS gene encoding polyprenyl diphosphate synthase gives MTAQQTELQYLPPDLKRELLPKHVAVIMDGNGRWAKRQGLPRIMGHKRGVDALKDLLRCCKDWGIEALTAYAFSTENWGRPHEEVDFLMTLFQRVLRQELREMVNENVQIRFVGNLISLPRSLQAEISRSVEETQDNRGIRFTVATNYGGRQEIIQACRAIAEKVQQGLIQPDEIDEATFERHLYTTGICDPDLLIRTSGEMRVSNFLLWQIAYSEIYITDTLWPDFDRSEFHRALCAYQQRERRFGKV, from the coding sequence ATGACAGCACAACAAACTGAACTGCAATATCTGCCCCCTGACTTGAAAAGAGAACTACTGCCCAAACACGTTGCAGTGATTATGGATGGCAATGGTCGATGGGCAAAGCGTCAAGGGCTACCCCGAATTATGGGTCACAAGCGGGGAGTAGATGCCTTAAAGGATTTGCTCCGCTGTTGTAAAGATTGGGGAATTGAAGCACTCACAGCCTACGCTTTTTCGACCGAAAACTGGGGAAGACCGCACGAAGAAGTAGATTTTTTGATGACCCTATTTCAGCGGGTTTTGCGTCAAGAACTGCGGGAAATGGTCAATGAGAATGTGCAAATTAGGTTTGTGGGCAATTTAATTTCTTTGCCGCGATCGCTACAAGCAGAAATTTCCCGTTCGGTAGAAGAAACACAAGATAATCGCGGTATCCGGTTTACTGTGGCAACTAATTATGGAGGTAGACAAGAAATTATCCAAGCTTGCCGTGCGATCGCCGAAAAAGTACAGCAAGGTTTAATCCAGCCAGATGAAATTGACGAGGCGACATTTGAACGTCATCTTTATACTACTGGTATTTGTGACCCAGATTTATTAATTCGCACCAGTGGAGAAATGCGAGTCTCGAATTTCCTTCTCTGGCAAATAGCTTATTCAGAAATTTATATAACTGACACCCTCTGGCCGGATTTTGACCGTAGCGAATTCCATCGTGCCTTGTGTGCCTACCAGCAGCGGGAGAGGCGGTTTGGGAAAGTCTGA